The sequence GTTACCAAATATGGTAAGTCTTTCTGATGATTGTTTTCGTGAAAAATACAGAAAAACGTATGTCGATTTACCTCAGTCTGACGGGAGTTTAAAGAGGTTTTATGGGGACTGCATAAGCTTTATGCTTGCTGTGAAAAAAGATGATTCCAAAAGTCAAGAAATTGCTGACTTTATAAGATTCGTTTTGAGCGATAATTCGAAAGCTGTTTTAGAGAAAAGAGGGTTTAATGTCAGTTACTCTCCTGAATTTAGAGGGAGGTTGCAATATCTTGATGGAAGCTTGAGAGGATTAGTTATGTATGCAGGATTTTAACTTGCATATGCTCAAAAAAAGTGTATATTGTATGCAATTTTGGAATATTCGGACAATAGAATGTTAGATAAAATTTTGTAGCATAAGCTAATAAAACATAGGGAGGCTTTTTTTATGAGTTTTTCAAATTTAAAGCTAAGCAGAAGGAAGTTTTTAGCAGCTTCCGGTGTTACTTTAGCAGCTGCATCAGTAGCAAACGGACTTGGCACTATTAAAGCCGTTGCAAATGAGCATGCTGAAGGCAAGTCAAAGAGTTTAGGTCGCAAATTTGTTCCATCTTCCTGTGCTATGTGTGTCAACAAGTGTGGACTCGTAGCAGAAGTAGTAAATGGAAAAATTAAAAAGCTTAATCCTAACCATAAGTTTTTTAAGAGTAGGTCAATGCTTTGTGCCAGAGGGAATGCTGGTGCTGAAGAGCCTTATAATCCCGACAGATTAAAAGCTCCTCTATTGAGAGTTGGAAAAAGAGGGGAAGGCCAATTTAAAGAGATTTCATGGGATGAGGCATTTAAGATAGTTGCAAAGAATCTTGATGAAATCAAAAGAAAATATGAAAACAGGTCATCTGTCGTATTTTATTCAACTGAAGGATTCCAAGAAGAGTTTTTTCATTTCTTAGTCCAGTCTTATGGGTCTACAAACACTGTAAGGCACCCTACACTTTGTCTTGCTTCTGTTATTCAGGGTTGGTCATCTGTTTTTGGAACATATCCAGATGCTGACATGTCTCAAGCTGAATTTGTAATTATGCTTGGAGCAAACAGAGCTGAGTCAATTGTTACTCCTGATACTATTGACTTCCAAAAAAATAGACCGAAAGGGCAACAAATTGTTTATGTTGATCCAAGATATACTTTCACTGCCACAAAGGCTGATAAGTGGTACCCAATCAAGCCTGGTACTGACTTAGCTTTTATCTTAGCAATAACAAATGTTATAGTTGAAGAGGGACTTTACGATAAAGAATTTGTTGAAAAGTTTACATACGGTTTTGATAAACTCAAAGAGCATATAAAGCCTTATACTCCGGAATGGGCTGAAAAAGAGTGTGAGATTCCAGCCAGTGAAATTAGGTGGACAGCTCATCAATTTGCCAAATATGCCCCAAGAAGTCTTGTTTACCCAGGCAGAAGAACATCTTGGTATGTAAACGATACATATATGAGAAGAGCTTGTGGGATATTAACTGCAATAGTTGGCAGTTGGGATGTTCCTGGAGGTATTGTTCCGAAAAGTTCTATCCCTTTAGCAAAACATGACCCTGTATTTCCTTTCTTTGAAATGGCAGAGGGTAGATTGGATGCAAAAATAGGCTCATTGGACAGCATCCTTCCAAAAGATGAAAGGACTGCTGCTGGGCTTCCGACAGACTCCTGTACATTCCTTGGGGAAAAAGATGGTAGCTGGATAACATTTAGAGAAGCTGCTTTAAAAGGGAATGTATATCCTATAAAAGGGATGATTACATATAAACAAAACCCTGTTGAGTCTGCACCTAATAGAGCTAAGACTCTGAAAATGATGGAGCAGATGGACTTTATTTGCACAATTGATATTCAGATGTCTGAAACAGCTTGGTATTCTGACCTTGTTTTGCCTGAGTCAACATATCTTGAAAGATGGGACCCTTGCCATTCTTTATCAGGTATTTGGCCGATTGTTACGTTCAGACAGCCTGTAATCGAACCACTTTTTAATACAAAATCAATGCATGAGATTGCTGCAGGTATTGTGAATGAAATGTTAAAAATCCCAACTCTTTGGGATGATGCTGACCCTGCTGATGTAGAGGATTTTAAAGCTACATTAGTTGAAGAGATATTAAATCAACCTATGGAAGAATTTATTAAACATCAGTTATCAAAATATCCAGGAGCATTTGAACAGATAAAAAAAGAAGGAGTTTTCTACCTATCAGATAAGCCTCAATACGGCAAAATGAGAAAAGATAATACGAGGTTTAAGACAAAGTCAGGTAAGATAGAGCTATATAACTTAAAGTATGAGGAAAAAGGATTAGACCCACTACCTGTTTATAGAAGACCATCACAACCGGAGCCAGGAAAATATAGATTTATACTTGGAAGACATGCTTGGAATACTCATGCCGGTACTCAAAATAATGGCTATCTACATCAGATAGAAAAAGAAAACATCCTTTGGATTAATACTAAAGAGGCACTAAGGTTAGGTATCAAAAACGGTGATTACGTTATTGTCAAAAGTAAGGTTGGTGAGCAGAAGGTCAAGGCTTATGTGACTGAGAAGATAAGGCCTGACTGTGTATTTTACTCTCACGGTTTTGGCAGAATTTCAAAAGGATTATCCCTTGTTTACAATAAAGGTGCATCTCAAGCTGCAATTTTGGAAGATAAGATTGAGCCAATTTCAGGAAATGCTGCAATGCACGAAACCTTTGTTGAAATAAAAAAGGCGTAAGGAGTAGAAAATGAATGAGAAAAGATATGCCATTGTTTTAGATACAAAAAAATGTTTGAACTGTAAGGCATGTA comes from Deferrivibrio essentukiensis and encodes:
- a CDS encoding molybdopterin-containing oxidoreductase family protein — protein: MSFSNLKLSRRKFLAASGVTLAAASVANGLGTIKAVANEHAEGKSKSLGRKFVPSSCAMCVNKCGLVAEVVNGKIKKLNPNHKFFKSRSMLCARGNAGAEEPYNPDRLKAPLLRVGKRGEGQFKEISWDEAFKIVAKNLDEIKRKYENRSSVVFYSTEGFQEEFFHFLVQSYGSTNTVRHPTLCLASVIQGWSSVFGTYPDADMSQAEFVIMLGANRAESIVTPDTIDFQKNRPKGQQIVYVDPRYTFTATKADKWYPIKPGTDLAFILAITNVIVEEGLYDKEFVEKFTYGFDKLKEHIKPYTPEWAEKECEIPASEIRWTAHQFAKYAPRSLVYPGRRTSWYVNDTYMRRACGILTAIVGSWDVPGGIVPKSSIPLAKHDPVFPFFEMAEGRLDAKIGSLDSILPKDERTAAGLPTDSCTFLGEKDGSWITFREAALKGNVYPIKGMITYKQNPVESAPNRAKTLKMMEQMDFICTIDIQMSETAWYSDLVLPESTYLERWDPCHSLSGIWPIVTFRQPVIEPLFNTKSMHEIAAGIVNEMLKIPTLWDDADPADVEDFKATLVEEILNQPMEEFIKHQLSKYPGAFEQIKKEGVFYLSDKPQYGKMRKDNTRFKTKSGKIELYNLKYEEKGLDPLPVYRRPSQPEPGKYRFILGRHAWNTHAGTQNNGYLHQIEKENILWINTKEALRLGIKNGDYVIVKSKVGEQKVKAYVTEKIRPDCVFYSHGFGRISKGLSLVYNKGASQAAILEDKIEPISGNAAMHETFVEIKKA